The sequence GTGCATATGCTAATTTAAAATATCATCCTTCTTTTCTCCAAAATTCTCACACATATTTAATCATGTACCCATATGTAGCAtcaactaatattttttaaaagtttctgcatGAAAATCATGGTCACtgagcaaatatttttctcatgatAATTCTTTTCATTGCTTCTTTGGCTTCTGTGTTCCTCACACTGTATATCAGAAGATTTAGTATTGGCAGCAAAAGAGTATAGAACACAGACAAGATTTTGGCTTTCTCCTGTGGGTAGCTAGAGCTGGTCCCCAAATAAGTAAAAATCACTGTTCCGTAGAAGAGACTGACTACCGTTAGGTGGGAGGCAGATGTGGAGAAGGCTTTGTATCTGCCTCTCAAAGACCGTGTCTTCAGGACCGTGAGAAGGATTTCCAGATAGGAACTAACCACAATCAGAAAGGTAGCCACTGATGTGCTTCCAGAGAGGACAGTAAATAGAGCCTCGTTGTAATGGGTGCCAGAACAGGCAAGTTGGAAAAGCAGAGGGATATCACAGAAATAGTGGTTAATGATGTTGTGCCCACAGAAGGACAGACTGAGCAAACCAGCCAGGTGGGTGAGTGAGTTGGCACAACCCAGTagataggaggcagtgaccaggTGGATGCAGAAGGTGGGTGTCATGAGGCCTTTATAGTGAAGAGGGCGGCAGACAGCAAGGTACCGGTCATAGGCCACGGCAGCCAAGAGGAAGCATTCCGTGGTCAGGAACAAGCTGACAAAGGAGTATTGAAGGCGGCAACCACTGTAGGAGATAGCTTTCTGTCCTGCTAAGTAGTTCACCAACAGCTTAGGGATAAAGACTGAGGAATAGCAGAAATCCAGGAAAGCCAACTGGCTAAGGAAAAAGTACTTGGGAGAGTGGAGCTGATCACTAACCAGGATGATGGCGATAATCCAGACATTGCCCAGGACAGTAATGAGATAGATCAAGAGAAACAGCACAAATAGGACTGTATTCAGTTCAGGGTTATCAGTCAGCCCCAGGAGGATGAATTCAGTTATCCCACTGACATTGCTGTCAGCCATTTATGTGACTCCTCTAAGAGTGATCTGCATAGggtaagagaagaaagaaaataagcaaaggaaCAACTTGAATATATGAATTCCATTTGCTAGTAGCTTTAGAAAACTGCCTGGTTTTAGTTAACAATAATaacctgaaagtgaaagcgaagtgtTAGGCATCAGtcttgttcagctctttgtggacccatgaac comes from Dama dama isolate Ldn47 chromosome 1, ASM3311817v1, whole genome shotgun sequence and encodes:
- the LOC133056209 gene encoding olfactory receptor 5J3-like, with the translated sequence MADSNVSGITEFILLGLTDNPELNTVLFVLFLLIYLITVLGNVWIIAIILVSDQLHSPKYFFLSQLAFLDFCYSSVFIPKLLVNYLAGQKAISYSGCRLQYSFVSLFLTTECFLLAAVAYDRYLAVCRPLHYKGLMTPTFCIHLVTASYLLGCANSLTHLAGLLSLSFCGHNIINHYFCDIPLLFQLACSGTHYNEALFTVLSGSTSVATFLIVVSSYLEILLTVLKTRSLRGRYKAFSTSASHLTVVSLFYGTVIFTYLGTSSSYPQEKAKILSVFYTLLLPILNLLIYSVRNTEAKEAMKRIIMRKIFAQ